The following coding sequences lie in one Daphnia pulex isolate KAP4 chromosome 1, ASM2113471v1 genomic window:
- the LOC124200676 gene encoding uncharacterized protein LOC124200676, which translates to MKLMTSSSCLGFFFIFIIQVVQPTAGAQQRRDRWSLRRPFKGIASKLTRTMLSSSPTNQRREQTRYVNLSEQQGVPPREYSSQHSILSAALRDLYKINGNRLLADTSGIESSGQLFHDKEEDRKKLRRQGPPEVKKTRGADPRHSFLVTTSIVPDMNSIYSRVPAVSLYETPIFEQDSYLEALQLSRLPCQSLADPGDCNDSTMLFRQQSPAGKTNEAPASKKLLATIRVLINFHERYPHLNAFV; encoded by the exons aTGAAGTTGATGACGTCGAGTAGTTGTcttggtttcttcttcatcttcatcatccaag ttgttcAGCCTACAGCCGGCGCCCAGCAACGCAGAGATCGATGGAGTCTCAGGCGACCGTTTAAAGGCATCGCCTCCAAATTAACCAGGACAATGTTGTCATCATCACCGACCAACCAGAGACGAGAGCAGACGAGATACGTCAATCTGAGTGAGCAGCAGGGAGTCCCGCCGAGAGAATATTCGTCCCAGCATTCGATCCTGTCAGCCGCTCTGCGAGATCTTTACAAAATCAACGGCAATCGTCTGCTGGCCGATACGTCGGGGATTGAATCCTCCGGTCAATTGTTTCACGACAAAGAAGAGGATCGAAAAAAGCTGCGACGTCAAGGGCCACCGGAAGTGAAGAAGACAAGAGGAGCCGACCCTCGACATTCTTTTCTAGTAACGACGTCCATCGTGCCGGACATGAACAGCATTTACTCGAGGGTGCCGGCAGTTTCCCTGTACGAGACGCCCATCTTCGAGCAGGATTCTTATCTGGAAGCCCTGCAACTGTCCAGACTTCCGTGTCAATCGCTGGCGGATCCCGGCGATTGCAACGATTCGACGATGCTCTTCCGTCAGCAAAGTCCGGCCGGCAAGACTAACGAGGCGCCGGCCAGCAAGAAACTGTTGGCAACCATCCGGGTCTTGATCAATTTCCACGAAAGGTATCCGCATCTCAACGCGTTCGtctaa
- the LOC124200614 gene encoding uncharacterized protein LOC124200614 translates to MNYEQFGFLVFICSAFIASVSALNACGGKVFVEDAVVIDAPTDADCVWQIETETDRILAISAVRDENLQQLLTIRDGLVEGSPILLAKDQQEIVYTTQSTAEIRLQKMPKTSASNFQLKIQKAVVCPTDLGLESNCTRLIDDVSCHCASFTKRNQTDQVAFCDDNGMLLVSIETPEEDQAISDTWGLGSDFWTSCVKNFGRWVWDATGKNLYPGYVNWYPIAEPFCNDQWDANYTCMLIGYNGLHWASYHCDGVWGAVCELHP, encoded by the exons atgaattacgaGCAATTcggttttttagttttcatctGTTCCGCTTTCATCGCCAGTGTTAGCGCTTTGAacg CTTGTGGTGGCAAGGTATTTGTCGAGGATGCGGTCGTCATAGACGCCCCAACCGATGCGGATTGCGTCTGGCAAATTGAGACTGAAACGGACCGAATTTTGGCAATCAGCGCAGTCCGGGACGAAAATCTCCAACAACTTTTGACc ATTCGTGACGGACTAGTTGAAGGATCTCCGATTCTCCTTGCCAAGGATCAACAGGAAATTGTCTACACAACTCAATCAACAGCCGAGATCCGATTGCAAAAGATGCCAAAAACATCCGCTtctaattttcaattgaaaatccaaaag GCGGTCGTTTGCCCGACTGATTTGGGATTGGAGAGCAACTGCACCCGACTGATTGACGATGTTTCCTGCCACTGCGCTTCATTCACCAAG AGGAATCAAACCGACCAGGTAGCTTTCTGCGACGATAACGGCATGTTGTTGGTGTCGATCGAAACTCCGGAAGAAGATCAGGCCATTTCAGACACCTGGGGATTAG GCAGCGATTTCTGGACGAGTTGCGTCAAGAATTTCGGTCGGTGGGTCTGGGATGCGACCGGTAAGAATCTGTACCCGGGCTACGTCAATTGGTATCCGATCGCTGAGCCGTTTTGCAACGACCAGTGGGACGCCAACTACACCTGTATGTTGATCGGCTACAACGGCCTCCACTGGGCCAGCTACCATTGCGACGGCGTTTGGGGTGCCGTCTGTGAGCTCCATCCGTAA